One segment of Fuscovulum ytuae DNA contains the following:
- a CDS encoding pentapeptide repeat-containing protein, with amino-acid sequence MDLHHVTTRLEVDDADLSGSRFNNTNLSETIFTQVTLAGAQISDADMTGCRVSDATLSGAVFANIDLSGVVLKDCRLTGMTIDGVPFEAMVAAWRRSVGG; translated from the coding sequence ATGGACCTGCATCATGTGACGACTCGCTTGGAGGTGGACGACGCCGATCTGTCGGGATCGAGGTTCAACAATACCAATCTGTCAGAGACGATCTTTACGCAGGTCACCCTTGCAGGAGCACAGATCAGCGATGCGGACATGACGGGCTGCCGGGTGAGTGATGCCACCCTGTCCGGCGCGGTGTTTGCCAATATCGACCTGTCGGGTGTCGTGCTGAAGGACTGCCGTCTGACGGGCATGACGATCGACGGCGTGCCGTTCGAGGCGATGGTGGCGGCTTGGCGGCGGTCGGTCGGGGGGTGA
- a CDS encoding DNA polymerase Y family protein — MGQRRILSLWFPRLGAERALRRARAGVAGLAGPLAVVADRNGAQVIVSVSAAAEAAGVGLGQPLRDATAMCPELATVPADPAAEAAFLMRLRRWAGKFSPWVAEEPPGGLVVDLTGCAHLFGGEAALLAQVEEDCAEMGLTLRAAIADTVGAAWALSRHAGAGVAVLRSGDAIEQEAHATRSKAAKRRGWEKGGALPVAGAGAVGPRGVIAPEGKMRQAMGPLPVAALRLEAEAVEGLVRLGLRRVEDIAVLPRAALARRFGAAVLRRLDQALGLEPEPVTPAGAPLHFAARISLPEPIGLLADVEAAVDRLLPVLCARLKRQGHGARRVRLEAMRTDGAVQVAEVGLARASDREDRIRPLLAMKLPDLEAGFGFDVIRLEAVAVERLAPMQHRSPSVSGGGGVPPQDGGLDDLLGKLGVRLGAEAVTRFHPGDSHVPEKGAQVLAAAWSAPFAGEWPKRMRRPLVLFRPEPLGAPEDDPTPPARFRWRRREMVTRFAVGPERIAPEWWLDDPDWRSGPRDYWRVETEGGERLWLFFAHGGDVTGGWFCHGGE, encoded by the coding sequence ATGGGACAGCGGCGCATTCTTTCGCTGTGGTTTCCACGATTGGGGGCAGAGCGCGCCCTGCGCCGCGCGCGGGCGGGGGTGGCGGGTCTTGCCGGGCCGCTTGCGGTGGTGGCGGATCGTAACGGGGCGCAGGTGATCGTATCGGTTTCGGCGGCGGCTGAGGCGGCGGGGGTAGGTCTTGGCCAGCCGCTGCGCGATGCCACGGCGATGTGCCCCGAGCTTGCGACGGTGCCCGCCGATCCTGCGGCAGAGGCGGCTTTCCTGATGCGACTGCGGCGCTGGGCGGGGAAGTTTTCGCCTTGGGTTGCAGAAGAGCCGCCCGGTGGGCTGGTCGTCGATCTGACGGGGTGCGCGCATCTTTTTGGCGGCGAGGCCGCGCTTTTGGCGCAGGTGGAGGAGGATTGCGCCGAGATGGGGCTGACGCTGCGGGCGGCGATTGCCGATACGGTGGGCGCGGCTTGGGCGCTGTCGCGCCATGCGGGGGCGGGGGTGGCCGTGCTGCGCAGCGGCGATGCGATAGAGCAAGAGGCGCATGCGACGCGCTCGAAAGCGGCCAAGCGGCGGGGATGGGAAAAGGGGGGTGCGCTGCCTGTGGCGGGGGCCGGGGCGGTGGGCCCGCGCGGGGTGATCGCGCCCGAGGGGAAGATGCGGCAGGCGATGGGCCCCTTGCCAGTGGCGGCGCTGCGGCTGGAGGCGGAGGCGGTGGAGGGGCTGGTGCGGCTGGGCCTGCGCCGGGTGGAGGATATCGCCGTGCTGCCGCGCGCGGCGCTGGCGCGGCGGTTCGGGGCGGCGGTGTTGCGGCGGCTGGATCAGGCGCTGGGGTTGGAGCCGGAACCGGTGACGCCGGCGGGGGCACCTTTGCATTTCGCGGCGCGTATCAGCCTGCCGGAACCCATCGGGTTGCTGGCGGATGTGGAGGCGGCGGTGGACCGGCTGCTGCCGGTCCTTTGCGCGCGGCTGAAGCGGCAGGGCCATGGCGCGCGGCGCGTGCGGCTGGAGGCGATGCGGACGGATGGCGCGGTGCAGGTGGCCGAGGTGGGGTTGGCCCGCGCCTCGGACCGGGAAGATCGCATAAGGCCCCTTCTGGCGATGAAGCTGCCCGATCTGGAGGCGGGGTTCGGTTTCGACGTGATCCGGCTGGAGGCGGTGGCGGTGGAGCGGTTGGCCCCGATGCAGCATCGCAGCCCGTCGGTTTCCGGGGGCGGAGGGGTGCCGCCACAGGATGGGGGGCTGGACGATCTGCTGGGCAAGCTGGGCGTGCGGCTGGGGGCCGAGGCGGTGACGCGGTTCCATCCGGGCGACAGCCATGTGCCGGAAAAGGGGGCGCAGGTTTTGGCGGCGGCATGGTCGGCGCCTTTCGCGGGGGAATGGCCGAAGCGGATGCGGCGGCCCTTGGTGCTGTTCCGGCCCGAACCTTTGGGGGCGCCGGAGGATGACCCGACGCCGCCCGCCCGGTTCCGCTGGCGGCGGCGCGAGATGGTGACACGCTTTGCCGTGGGGCCAGAGCGGATCGCGCCGGAATGGTGGCTGGACGATCCCGACTGGCGGTCTGGCCCGCGCGATTACTGGCGGGTGGAGACGGAAGGGGGCGAGCGGCTGTGGCTGTTCTTTGCCCATGGCGGCGATGTGACGGGGGGGTGGTTCTGTCACGGCGGGGAGTGA
- a CDS encoding c-type cytochrome, whose product MKLSTKVLVLGFTMMAGVAIAAEATDPTVKARQELMDTIAMNTGILGKMAGGENPFDAAAAEGAKAAIVAASAEIAAKFEPQASDPKSTSKEDIWANWDDFVKKGDALNAAAAAMDTTTLEGVQAGMGGVGGACKDCHTTYRIPS is encoded by the coding sequence ATGAAACTTTCCACCAAGGTGCTCGTCCTTGGCTTTACGATGATGGCCGGTGTCGCCATCGCCGCCGAAGCCACCGACCCCACCGTGAAGGCCCGTCAGGAACTGATGGACACGATCGCCATGAACACGGGCATCCTCGGCAAGATGGCTGGTGGTGAGAATCCCTTCGACGCCGCCGCCGCCGAAGGGGCCAAGGCCGCCATCGTCGCCGCCTCGGCCGAAATCGCGGCCAAGTTCGAACCGCAGGCTTCCGACCCCAAATCCACCTCGAAAGAGGATATCTGGGCCAACTGGGATGATTTCGTGAAGAAGGGCGACGCGCTGAATGCCGCCGCCGCGGCGATGGACACCACCACGCTGGAAGGCGTGCAGGCGGGCATGGGCGGCGTCGGCGGGGCCTGCAAGGACTGCCACACCACCTATCGCATCCCGTCCTGA
- a CDS encoding I78 family peptidase inhibitor — MQSPKRLILAGLRQGGLSAAIGRVRLGVERGEGGRAMLRTSAAGVAMMVVLGVSGCVPAGADVAVEPVNQCGALDVQDLVGTPARELNTAQFNKPVRVIYPDMAVTMDYNPERLNFDVDRAGLIARVTCG, encoded by the coding sequence ATGCAATCGCCGAAACGGCTGATCCTTGCCGGTTTGCGGCAGGGCGGCTTGTCTGCGGCCATCGGGCGGGTGAGGCTGGGAGTGGAGCGGGGTGAAGGGGGCAGGGCGATGCTGAGGACGTCTGCGGCGGGAGTGGCGATGATGGTGGTTCTGGGGGTGTCGGGCTGCGTTCCAGCTGGGGCCGATGTGGCCGTGGAGCCGGTGAATCAATGCGGGGCGCTGGATGTGCAGGATCTGGTCGGGACGCCTGCGCGCGAGCTGAACACTGCGCAGTTCAACAAGCCGGTGCGGGTGATCTATCCCGACATGGCGGTGACGATGGATTACAACCCAGAGCGGTTGAATTTCGATGTGGACCGCGCCGGGCTGATTGCGCGCGTGACCTGCGGGTGA
- a CDS encoding S-(hydroxymethyl)glutathione dehydrogenase/class III alcohol dehydrogenase, giving the protein MRTRAAVAVAAGQPLQIMEVNLDDPKEGEVLIEIKATGICHTDEFTLSGADPEGIFPSILGHEGAGVVVKCGPGVKTLKPGDHVIPLYTPECRECPSCLSRKTNLCTAIRATQGQGLMPDGTTRFSMLDGTPIYHYMGCSTFAQHTVLPEIALAKVRDDAPFDKICYIGCGVTTGVGAVLNTANVEAGAKAVVFGLGGIGLNVIQGLKLAGADMIIGVDINDDKEEWGERFGMTHFVNPKNLPEGMSVVQAIVDLTKTPFDKIGGADYSFDCTGNVKVMRDALECTHRGWGQSIIIGVAPAGAVIETRPFQLVTGRVWKGTAFGGARGRTDVPKIVDWYMDGKIEIDPMITHVLPLERINEGFDLMHEGKSIRAVVVF; this is encoded by the coding sequence ATGCGTACCCGCGCCGCCGTCGCCGTTGCCGCAGGCCAGCCGTTGCAAATCATGGAGGTCAACCTTGATGACCCCAAGGAAGGCGAGGTTCTGATCGAGATCAAGGCCACCGGCATCTGCCACACCGACGAATTCACCCTGTCGGGTGCCGATCCGGAAGGCATCTTCCCCTCCATCCTCGGCCATGAAGGCGCGGGCGTGGTGGTCAAATGCGGCCCCGGTGTCAAAACGCTTAAACCCGGCGATCACGTGATCCCGCTTTATACCCCCGAATGCCGCGAATGCCCGTCCTGCCTGTCGCGCAAGACGAACCTCTGCACCGCCATCCGCGCGACCCAAGGGCAGGGCCTCATGCCCGACGGCACCACCCGCTTTTCCATGCTGGATGGCACGCCCATCTATCACTACATGGGCTGCTCCACCTTCGCCCAGCACACCGTGCTGCCCGAAATCGCGCTGGCCAAGGTGCGCGACGACGCCCCCTTCGACAAGATCTGCTACATCGGCTGCGGCGTCACCACCGGCGTGGGCGCCGTGCTGAACACCGCCAATGTCGAAGCCGGGGCCAAGGCGGTGGTCTTCGGTCTGGGCGGCATCGGTCTGAACGTCATTCAAGGCCTGAAACTGGCCGGTGCCGACATGATCATCGGCGTCGACATCAATGACGACAAGGAAGAATGGGGCGAACGCTTCGGCATGACCCATTTCGTCAATCCCAAGAATCTGCCCGAAGGCATGTCGGTCGTCCAAGCCATCGTCGATCTGACCAAGACCCCTTTCGACAAGATCGGCGGGGCCGATTACTCCTTTGATTGCACCGGCAACGTAAAGGTCATGCGCGACGCGCTGGAATGCACCCATCGCGGCTGGGGCCAATCGATCATCATCGGCGTGGCCCCGGCAGGCGCGGTGATCGAAACCCGCCCCTTCCAACTGGTCACGGGCCGCGTCTGGAAAGGCACCGCTTTCGGTGGCGCACGCGGGCGCACCGATGTCCCCAAGATCGTCGACTGGTACATGGACGGCAAGATCGAGATCGACCCCATGATCACCCATGTCCTGCCGCTGGAACGCATCAACGAAGGCTTCGACCTGATGCACGAAGGCAAGTCGATCCGCGCGGTCGTGGTGTTCTGA
- a CDS encoding phosphatase PAP2 family protein — translation MQSLAGQAEFAGKAGAKGSNFGLFPAEIGLLAVILAVLVVTILRDILLPGRVDWIAFAPPIAATLTLVGLGAFLRLRRPMPRMASFAVCFGIFSAFTAVVAIFVLQLFPFEHPTIDQKLIAVDAALGYDWAEFVTLLMAWPAFGYVLAWVYAAAIPQLVVVIAVLAAQEREQALHRFLWVGVVGMAITVGVWHVLPSVGPSPYHAIPAGAERIALIVDADYAALLMRYAAEGMPVIRPDLVIGVVAFPSFHMFMACMGLWYARGTAVFPAMVIISGLMIPATLGHGGHHLSDLIAAVLLFAVLAALAARFLPDRDARG, via the coding sequence ATGCAATCCTTGGCAGGGCAGGCGGAATTTGCCGGAAAGGCGGGCGCTAAGGGCAGCAATTTCGGGCTGTTCCCGGCCGAAATCGGGTTGCTGGCCGTCATTCTCGCGGTTCTGGTGGTGACGATCCTGCGCGATATTCTGTTGCCGGGACGGGTGGATTGGATTGCTTTTGCCCCGCCGATTGCGGCGACGCTGACCTTGGTGGGTTTGGGGGCCTTCCTCAGGCTGCGCCGCCCGATGCCGCGAATGGCGTCCTTTGCCGTGTGCTTTGGCATCTTTTCGGCATTCACGGCGGTGGTGGCGATTTTCGTGTTGCAGCTTTTCCCCTTTGAGCATCCGACAATCGACCAGAAGCTCATCGCGGTGGATGCGGCACTGGGCTATGACTGGGCGGAATTCGTGACGCTTTTGATGGCTTGGCCAGCCTTTGGCTATGTGCTGGCTTGGGTCTATGCGGCGGCTATCCCGCAGCTTGTGGTGGTGATCGCGGTTCTTGCCGCACAAGAGCGAGAGCAGGCGCTGCATCGGTTCTTGTGGGTGGGCGTGGTGGGAATGGCGATTACGGTCGGCGTCTGGCATGTGTTGCCTTCGGTCGGACCGTCGCCTTATCACGCCATTCCGGCTGGAGCGGAGCGGATCGCGCTGATCGTAGATGCCGATTACGCGGCCCTGTTGATGCGCTATGCGGCGGAGGGCATGCCGGTGATCCGGCCCGATCTTGTGATTGGCGTGGTGGCTTTCCCGTCCTTCCACATGTTTATGGCCTGCATGGGGCTGTGGTATGCGCGGGGGACGGCGGTGTTTCCGGCCATGGTGATCATTAGCGGGCTGATGATTCCCGCCACGCTTGGCCATGGCGGGCATCACCTTTCGGACCTGATCGCTGCGGTCCTGCTGTTTGCCGTGCTGGCCGCGCTTGCGGCCCGGTTCCTGCCGGACCGCGACGCGCGGGGCTAA
- a CDS encoding NYN domain-containing protein codes for MPDPRAPRLCVLIDADNVPSGYAEAIFEEIASLGEASVRRIYGDWSAQRLAGWAKKVAALGLVADQQFSNTKGKNASDIGLVIAAMDFLHSGLFDGFVLVSSDSDFTRLAARIREQGLDVYGIGEKKTPEAFRMACKRFIYVENLGADDHAEPAPAKGTPKSETPDAPKPGTKEAPAKAIPFIIAAMRAIDPDGEWYSLGQIGQFITQGNPDFDTRTYGSAKLSDLVRKISRFEVRPGPGGQLQMRDVA; via the coding sequence ATGCCCGACCCCCGCGCCCCCCGACTCTGCGTCCTGATTGACGCCGATAACGTCCCCTCCGGCTATGCCGAGGCCATCTTCGAAGAGATCGCTTCGCTGGGCGAGGCCTCCGTCCGCCGCATCTATGGCGACTGGTCTGCACAACGCCTTGCAGGCTGGGCCAAAAAGGTGGCGGCCTTGGGCCTTGTCGCCGATCAGCAATTTTCCAACACCAAGGGCAAGAACGCCTCTGACATCGGCCTTGTCATCGCGGCGATGGATTTTTTGCATTCCGGCCTGTTCGATGGCTTCGTTCTGGTCTCCTCAGACAGCGATTTCACCCGCCTTGCTGCGCGCATCCGCGAACAGGGCCTTGATGTCTACGGTATCGGCGAGAAGAAAACGCCCGAAGCCTTTCGCATGGCCTGCAAACGCTTCATCTATGTTGAAAACCTCGGTGCGGATGACCATGCCGAACCCGCCCCGGCCAAGGGCACCCCCAAGTCCGAAACGCCCGACGCGCCGAAACCCGGCACGAAAGAGGCCCCCGCCAAGGCCATCCCCTTCATCATCGCCGCCATGCGCGCCATCGACCCGGATGGCGAATGGTATTCGCTTGGCCAGATCGGCCAGTTCATCACCCAAGGCAATCCCGACTTCGACACCCGCACCTATGGCAGCGCGAAACTCTCTGACCTTGTGCGCAAGATCAGCCGGTTTGAGGTGCGCCCCGGCCCCGGCGGGCAGCTTCAGATGCGCGACGTGGCCTGA